The DNA region ACTATGTTGTCGCTCAGAACTTTGACTTTCTCTAGATGTGCTTTGATGATCGAGATGTTGGTTAATGCTTCTCGGCCCAGGCTGAAACATGGCAGCTGTAGCGACGCATCCACTGATATCCCAGATGCCTGGTCTCTGCGCTGTAGAAAGAGGAGGTTTGCAATATTGTAAGGAGGAGGTTTGTGATAACCCCTATAGATCGGAACAGCTCATTTCCAGTGCTTCCTCTGTGTCTAGCCTCAGACCTTATCTAATTGGCACAACAGCCTTGTGAAGCTTGGGGGCTATCGCTAACCCCGTGTCTACAGGAATTGAAGGCATAGTTGGCTTATGAGCTAGACGACCTAGCATACCCACCCAGGTTGGCCATGGTTCCCAAGGGTGCTCCTgcccactcttccttccttcccatctggCTGAGGCTGCCCCCTAGCCATCTGCAACCTGTTCTCAGAGGCTCAGTGTCTGAGGTTAAGTGGGAAAGGGGGTTTATCTGTGTGTCCATGTAGCTCCCTCTTTTCTGTATGAGTGCCACTGGCATCACGTGCTGATGCCAGTGGATGGGCTGTGCTGGCCTGGAAAGGCCTCTGAGACTCGAGGGAGAGTTTCTGAAGAAGCCGAAGGACTCGAGGTCCCCCtgaccctccctcctcctccaaacTGACAGTCTTTGTACGGTAAGACAAAATTAAAGCCAAAGCCACGTGAGCCTTGCTGGCTCAGCATATCTACCTTTAAGTCAATTAAAGCCAAGGCCAAAGCTTAATAAGCCAGAGCAGATGACAAGGTCCATGCTGACATCACTTCTGTTTCCACTTTTACTTGTTTCGCTGAAGTTATCTAAGAGGTGCTGAGGAAATGAAGTGTTCACGCTTCCTGGGCCTTGTGTGGCACCTGTGCcaggctctggcaaggcagagGGCCTTCCAGGGTGCTCCAACGGCACAAAGACAGTCGCCTAGTCAGTCAACTGCAGAGGCACCAGAGACCCAAAGGAAGACTTTCATGCTCTGCTTCCACTCGGGCATCTGTTGCTGCTTAGACTGACTCTCATCACTCTCAGGGGATTCCTGAAGCAAGCTGGCCCATCTCTAAGGATGCCCTTCCAGCAAGAATGCTCATTTACTAGGACCGTGAACCAGACAGGTTTGAGATAAAAATGCTGGGAGCACACATCCTGTAGTGTTTGGGAAACTGCTGAGGTTTTGGTCCCTGGTCTAgtctgcccctgcctcttctGCTCGTGCATTTACCCCTCTGGTGAACATCCCACTACATCCAAATTCTGACTTGTCCCCATTGCCTCTCTGGCTCCCATAGCTGGTTTCATATAAAGAATAGCTGTGCTAGAGAGCAATATAAAGAATAGAATATAAGAAAGAATAGCTGAGAgagcaaaataaaacatcttaaacAACTGGTTTAGAAAAGCACTCTCAAGGGCACTTACATAGTTTTCATAAAGTTCCTTAGACTCCAGTTTCAAGAACTCAATTGTATTTTTTAAGTGTGTCTTTGATATTGGTGCACCAAATGACGAGCTGCTGATGGCCAGCCAGGTTCCTATACAGCAGAGCAGCACCAGGGCAGGCTTGGTTGGtcctggagaaagagaaggatacCATGAAGCTGATGGGTCAGATGCCCCTGCCCATCCCAGCTTCAGTTACAGCAGCTGCCATCCAGCAACCACCTGAGGCAGCCATTCCTGTCTCCGTCCCCCGAGATGGTAAGAGCTGAAGCCACCGGTGAGCTGCGGAGCCAGGGGTACCTGTGTGGAAGATCATGGTGGTGGTGAGAGGGTGAGGAAGGCCTGCCTTGCTTGTGGGCTCCGGAGCCTGATGTACTCGCCATGGTCACCGGGCGATATATATAGGGCTGTCGTGGGGAAGGAGATCAAAGGCCCGCCCATGGCAAGACCAGAGCTCAGCGTTtctccagaaaacattttcaaaatgctgCCAGCATCGGCTCGGGGAAAGCAGGGCTGGAAGGAAACGCTGAGGTTACCCTCAAGGCAAGACAGACGCTTgagtcacatgcatgcacacacgcgcacacacacaaacgcatatGCATACCACACAGGAAGGCATATGCATCTcgggcatctctttttttcttggaaagtgcttgctgatttAACGAGAGGAAATTTTGAAGCCCAGAGTTGAAAAGTACAATCATCGCGAGGGAGAAGTGACTTAGAGGGGCTGAGGATCAGTGCCCTGCGGGGAAGTTTTCAGAGGCTATTTAGATCCACAGCACGAGCCGTCTGTGGGAATTCCTGAGGCACGGGATGACTCTAATGTGCACAGGGAAGGCGTGAGGAGAAGGCATCTCTGCTCCAGAGCCTGCCCTCGGCCTTGGGTTCTCACCTGCACCTTTGTGACTTCTGACCCTAGAACCTGAATCAGGCAGGGCTCAGGAGTTACTTACTGGTCACATCTTACATTGTCCAGGCAATGGGagtgagggtaggggtggggcagtTAATGATGGGATCTTAGCATCTTAGCATTCAGGAGTCCAAGACAAGAGGGTCACAAATTCAAAACCAGTCTGGGCCGCTTAGCAAATCActgactgaggaaaaaaaatgaacttaaaGTTTTTAAGCTTTGAAGAAACATTTACTACTGAATTTCAAATCACAT from Mastomys coucha isolate ucsf_1 unplaced genomic scaffold, UCSF_Mcou_1 pScaffold22, whole genome shotgun sequence includes:
- the Il31 gene encoding interleukin-31; protein product: MIEAFFFSGVAIGPTKPALVLLCCIGTWLAISSSSFGAPISKTHLKNTIEFLKLESKELYENYRRDQASGISVDASLQLPCFSLGREALTNISIIKAHLEKVKVLSDNIVDTTKVTRWLENISCVNPLNLKISGPGDKPYAQKKFVLTVLKRFSDCMAGLQAKDSIC